One window of Nocardia sp. NBC_00508 genomic DNA carries:
- a CDS encoding choline/carnitine O-acyltransferase, producing the protein MTERTFAADDQLPRVPLPTLEDSCGRFLQWCEPLLTADELAATRAAVDDLLRVDGPGRTLQAALAEYDATPGVGSWLDLFWPSRYLGRRDRIALNANFFFLFREETPLATSTAATQVDRAAGIISAAVDYKLALDQEAIAPVTQRGQQLSMWQNKYLFSETRIPGPEQDAVRVPYSDEWPGHSEARHIVVFFRGSTFRMDVIGPDGTPYAPEDLADGLRAVLKAGARPARTDSAVGHLTTKARADWAASRQRLLAEPANVAALDSIETALFAICLEDFVPRDELHACDQLLHGDSANRWFDKSVSFIVFGDGQAGINVEHCGLDGTTILSFVDALLETPVQEHAARSGAQAQGLPPVEPIEFVLDAALRGDIAAAGADFTHYAAENATQTVSFPDFGTARAKQLGISPDAFAQLSYQLAHRRSKGLTGATYESIATRQYRNGRTEAMRVVTPEMVAFVDTMRDPGADAAAKLAAARAAATAHVERAKQCQAGDAPEQHLWELQWIQRRRGAELGVTDPIPLYDSPGWTIMRDDYLSTSSAPSVNIRYFGFGSTSSRCIGVAYVLLPDRWNIYLATPTPVADQMYAFADHLRTAVADLTALLAGN; encoded by the coding sequence TTGACCGAACGCACGTTCGCCGCCGACGATCAGCTACCCAGGGTGCCCCTGCCGACCCTGGAGGACAGCTGCGGCCGGTTCCTGCAGTGGTGCGAGCCGCTGCTGACCGCCGACGAGCTCGCCGCCACCCGCGCCGCGGTCGACGACCTGCTGCGCGTCGACGGGCCGGGCCGCACCCTGCAGGCGGCGCTCGCCGAGTACGACGCGACGCCGGGTGTGGGCAGCTGGCTGGATCTGTTCTGGCCGTCGCGGTATCTGGGCCGCCGGGACCGGATCGCGCTGAACGCGAACTTCTTCTTCCTGTTCCGGGAGGAAACGCCGCTGGCCACCTCCACCGCCGCGACTCAGGTGGATCGTGCCGCAGGCATCATCTCCGCCGCGGTCGACTACAAGCTGGCCCTCGACCAGGAGGCCATCGCGCCGGTGACCCAGCGCGGGCAGCAGCTGTCGATGTGGCAGAACAAGTACCTGTTCTCCGAGACCAGGATTCCCGGTCCCGAGCAGGACGCGGTGCGGGTCCCCTACAGCGACGAATGGCCGGGCCACTCGGAGGCCAGGCACATCGTGGTGTTCTTCCGTGGCAGCACGTTCCGGATGGACGTGATCGGTCCGGACGGTACGCCGTACGCGCCCGAGGATCTCGCCGACGGTCTGCGCGCGGTGTTGAAGGCGGGCGCGCGCCCGGCCCGCACCGACAGTGCCGTGGGACACCTGACGACCAAGGCCCGCGCGGACTGGGCGGCGAGCAGGCAGCGGCTGCTGGCCGAGCCCGCCAACGTCGCGGCGCTGGACAGCATCGAAACCGCGCTGTTCGCCATTTGCCTCGAGGACTTCGTTCCCCGAGACGAACTGCACGCCTGCGATCAGCTGTTGCACGGCGACAGCGCGAACCGGTGGTTCGACAAGTCGGTGTCGTTCATCGTCTTCGGCGACGGCCAGGCGGGCATCAACGTCGAGCACTGCGGGCTGGACGGCACCACGATTCTCTCGTTCGTGGACGCCCTGCTGGAAACCCCGGTGCAGGAACACGCCGCCCGCTCCGGCGCGCAGGCGCAAGGGCTGCCCCCGGTCGAACCGATCGAGTTCGTCCTCGACGCGGCGTTGCGCGGCGATATCGCCGCGGCGGGCGCCGACTTCACCCACTATGCCGCCGAGAACGCCACGCAGACGGTGTCCTTCCCGGATTTCGGCACCGCCCGCGCCAAGCAGCTGGGCATCTCGCCGGACGCGTTCGCGCAGCTGAGCTACCAGCTCGCCCATCGGCGCAGCAAGGGACTCACCGGCGCGACTTACGAGTCCATCGCGACCAGGCAGTACCGCAACGGCCGCACCGAGGCGATGCGGGTGGTCACCCCGGAGATGGTCGCCTTCGTGGACACGATGCGGGACCCGGGCGCCGACGCCGCGGCGAAGCTCGCCGCGGCGCGTGCGGCGGCTACCGCGCACGTGGAGCGGGCCAAGCAGTGCCAGGCGGGGGACGCGCCCGAGCAGCACCTGTGGGAGCTGCAATGGATCCAGCGTCGCCGCGGTGCGGAGCTGGGCGTCACCGACCCGATTCCGCTCTACGACAGCCCCGGCTGGACGATCATGCGCGACGACTACCTGAGCACCAGCTCGGCGCCGTCGGTGAACATCCGCTACTTCGGTTTCGGCTCCACCAGCTCCCGGTGCATCGGCGTCGCCTACGTCCTGCTCCCGGACCGCTGGAATATCTACCTCGCCACACCGACACCCGTCGCCGACCAGATGTACGCCTTCGCCGACCACCTGCGCACAGCGGTCGCCGATCTGACGGCGCTTCTCGCCGGAAACTAG
- a CDS encoding phosphoribosyl-ATP diphosphatase has protein sequence MKNFESLFAELQDRAVNRPEGSGTVAALDAGVHTQGKKVLEEAGEVWLAAEHESDESLAEEISQLLYWVQVLMVGRGLKLEDVYRHL, from the coding sequence GTGAAGAACTTCGAATCCCTGTTCGCCGAGCTGCAGGATCGTGCGGTCAACCGCCCCGAGGGGTCCGGAACCGTTGCGGCGCTGGACGCAGGCGTGCACACCCAGGGTAAGAAGGTGCTCGAGGAGGCCGGTGAGGTGTGGCTGGCCGCCGAACACGAGAGCGACGAGTCACTCGCCGAGGAGATCTCCCAGCTGCTGTACTGGGTACAGGTGCTGATGGTGGGTCGTGGGCTGAAGCTCGAAGACGTGTACCGACATCTGTGA
- the hisG gene encoding ATP phosphoribosyltransferase codes for MLRVAVPNKGALSESAVSILVEAGYRKRTDSRDLTVLDPANQVEFFFLRPKDIAIYVGSGELDLGITGRDLALDSGAPVQERLALGFGRSTFRYAAPAGREWKVEDLYDKRIATSYPNLVLSDLRRRGIEAEVIRLDGAVEISIQLGVADAIADVVGSGRTLRQHDLVAFGDSLCDSEGVLVERKDADQGDRARNQLVARVQGVVFAQQYVMLDYDCPKGLLDEAFVITPGLESPTVAPLADPGWVAVRALVPRKQSNELMDKLADLGAKAILATDIRSCRAF; via the coding sequence ATGCTGCGCGTCGCAGTCCCCAACAAAGGCGCCCTGTCCGAATCCGCCGTCTCGATCCTCGTCGAGGCGGGCTACCGTAAGCGCACCGACTCGCGTGACCTGACCGTCCTCGATCCCGCCAACCAGGTCGAGTTCTTCTTTCTGCGGCCCAAGGACATCGCGATCTACGTCGGCTCCGGCGAACTCGATCTCGGCATCACCGGGCGCGACCTCGCGCTGGATTCCGGCGCACCCGTGCAGGAGCGGCTCGCCCTCGGTTTCGGGCGCTCCACCTTCCGCTACGCCGCCCCCGCCGGTCGGGAGTGGAAGGTGGAAGACCTCTACGACAAGCGCATCGCGACCTCCTACCCGAACCTGGTGCTGAGCGATCTGCGCCGCCGCGGCATCGAGGCGGAGGTGATCCGCTTGGACGGTGCGGTGGAGATCTCCATCCAGCTCGGCGTCGCCGACGCCATCGCCGACGTCGTCGGCTCCGGACGCACCCTGCGCCAGCACGACCTGGTCGCTTTCGGGGACTCGCTGTGCGACTCCGAGGGCGTGCTCGTCGAACGCAAGGACGCCGACCAGGGTGACCGGGCGCGCAATCAGCTCGTCGCCCGCGTCCAGGGCGTTGTCTTCGCCCAGCAGTACGTGATGCTGGACTACGACTGCCCCAAGGGCCTGCTCGACGAGGCGTTCGTCATCACCCCGGGGCTGGAGTCGCCGACCGTGGCTCCGTTGGCCGACCCCGGCTGGGTCGCCGTCCGCGCGCTCGTACCCCGCAAACAGAGCAACGAGCTGATGGACAAGCTGGCCGACCTGGGTGCGAAAGCCATCCTGGCCACCGACATCCGCTCCTGCCGCGCATTCTGA
- a CDS encoding YeiH family protein, whose amino-acid sequence MAETGAGAASKPKALADNESGAPSCSEAPSSETEAVQAVSRPTTGAIAVGVAVVFALGALTRYFDTHVPQWAADTPLERVAKSIEYPVYAIAIGLIGNVLLTKLALRDRLSAGFRTEFFIKTGVVLLGASINLKILVTAAGPSILQALLLITAVFAFTWWLGGQLGLDDKLRALLSSAVSICGVSAAIAAAGAVQARREQIAYAASLVIIFALPSIFLLPWLAEVFGLSDAVAGAWIGGNIDTTAAVAASGAIAGEKALQIATIVKTTQNALIGVVAIALTAYFTLRVERSPGAVRPSVRQFWERFPKFVLGFVAASIIGTLYLQAVDKKSGAAHIAIVNDLRTWFLILAFVSIGLEFSLRGLREAGWRPIVVFGSAAVVNLAVGLGLSVLLFRDFTV is encoded by the coding sequence ATGGCCGAGACCGGTGCCGGAGCAGCGAGCAAACCGAAAGCGTTGGCGGACAACGAATCCGGCGCTCCATCGTGTTCGGAGGCGCCGTCGTCGGAAACCGAGGCGGTACAGGCGGTGTCGCGGCCGACCACGGGGGCCATCGCGGTGGGCGTCGCGGTCGTGTTCGCGCTCGGTGCGCTCACCCGCTATTTCGACACCCACGTCCCGCAGTGGGCGGCGGACACCCCGCTCGAGCGGGTGGCCAAGTCGATCGAATACCCGGTGTACGCCATCGCGATCGGACTGATCGGCAACGTTCTGCTCACCAAGCTCGCACTGCGCGACCGGCTTTCGGCGGGCTTCCGGACCGAGTTCTTCATCAAGACCGGCGTGGTGCTGCTCGGCGCGTCGATCAATCTGAAGATCCTGGTCACCGCCGCGGGTCCGTCGATCCTGCAGGCGCTGTTGCTGATCACGGCGGTGTTCGCCTTCACCTGGTGGCTGGGCGGACAGCTCGGACTGGACGACAAGCTTCGCGCGCTGCTGTCCTCGGCGGTGTCGATCTGCGGCGTCAGCGCGGCCATCGCCGCCGCGGGTGCGGTGCAGGCGCGCCGCGAGCAGATCGCCTACGCCGCCTCGCTGGTGATCATCTTCGCGCTCCCGTCGATCTTCCTGCTGCCCTGGCTGGCGGAGGTGTTCGGCCTGTCGGACGCGGTGGCGGGCGCGTGGATCGGCGGCAATATAGACACCACGGCGGCGGTGGCGGCCTCCGGCGCCATCGCGGGGGAGAAGGCCCTGCAGATCGCCACCATCGTCAAGACCACGCAGAACGCGCTGATCGGGGTGGTCGCGATCGCGCTGACCGCGTACTTCACGCTGCGTGTGGAGCGATCACCCGGCGCGGTGCGGCCGTCGGTGCGCCAGTTCTGGGAGCGGTTCCCGAAGTTCGTGCTCGGCTTCGTCGCCGCCTCGATCATCGGCACGCTGTATCTGCAAGCCGTGGACAAGAAGTCGGGCGCGGCGCATATCGCGATCGTCAACGATCTGCGGACCTGGTTCCTGATCCTGGCGTTCGTCTCGATCGGTCTGGAGTTCTCGCTGCGCGGTTTGCGGGAGGCGGGCTGGCGGCCGATCGTGGTGTTCGGTTCGGCCGCGGTCGTGAACCTGGCTGTCGGTCTTGGACTTTCGGTCCTGCTTTTCCGCGACTTCACCGTCTGA